In a genomic window of Magnolia sinica isolate HGM2019 chromosome 16, MsV1, whole genome shotgun sequence:
- the LOC131228934 gene encoding uncharacterized protein LOC131228934 → MDRKRKHGSPDTSLSLRPIPPSSPSSSLSNVPQLHVPPTIQTTFTEPLSREYQSTISTVHHQNPSNYIPPSPEAVGQTPSTELTLQHPPTTSTTALPQRQVPLPHPSNSTGVAGRQDPSASNVVVAQQAPPPRRRTTRTRHKSTQAPRVVKDIHVPPPFQWATNLRATVRSLNDLRSLGILTIQGEVQCKRCEGRYEIGFDLNTQFQEISQYIINNMDDMYARAPKEWMNPRLPDCRVCHQTDCMKPVISPKKRSINWLFLFLGKMIGCCTINQLKYFCKHTRIHRTGAKDRVLYSTYVSLCKQLDPNVFD, encoded by the coding sequence ATGGATAGAAAGAGAAAACACGGCAGTCCTGACACCTCTCTTTCTCTTAGACCCATACCACCCTCTTCCCCATCATCTTCTCTCTCAAACGTCCCTCAACTCCACGTCCCTCCTACCATCCAGACAACATTCACCGAACCGCTGTCGAGGGAATACCAATCtaccatctccaccgtccatcaccAAAACCCATCTAACTACATACCTCCTTCCCCAGAAGCTGTTGGACAGACCCCATCCACCGAATTAACGTTGCAACACCCACCCACAACCTCCACCACCGCATTGCCGCAGCGGCAAGTCCCATTACCTCATCCATCCAACTCCACCGGAGTGGCGGGCCGTCAAGATCCATCCGCATCCAATGTAGTAGTAGCTCAGCAAGCCCCCCCACCGCGCCGACGCACCACACGCACTCGCCACAAATCCACCCAAGCTCCACGCGTCGTCAAGGACATTCACGTGCCTCCCCCATTCCAGTGGGCCACCAACCTCCGTGCAACCGTTCGCAGCCTCAACGACCTTAGATCTCTCGGCATCCTTACAATCCAAGGCGAGGTGCAATGCAAGCGATGCGAGGGCCGATATGAGATCGGTTTTGATCTCAATACCCAATTTCAGGAGATTTCTCAATACATAATAAATAACATGGATGATATGTATGCTCGAGCTCCCAAGGAGTGGATGAATCCAAGGCTGCCGGATTGCAGGGTATGCCATCAGACTGACTGTATGAAGCCTGTGATCTCACCAAAGAAGCGCTCCATCAACTGGCTCTTCTTGTTTTTGGGAAAGATGATAGGCTGTTGCACCATTAATCAGTTGAAGTATTTCTGTAAGCACACAAGGATCCATCGAACGGGTGCAAAAGATCGGGTCCTCTATAGTACGTATGTTAGCCTATGCAAACAGCTCGATCCAAACGTCTTTGATTAA